The Breoghania sp. L-A4 sequence CCCACCTGGAAGCTTGGAAATGCGGCATCGGCGCCGTGCGCTACGGGCTCAACGACGATCCGGTGGAAACCGTCTGGACGCTGGAGGCCTGCAACCCGAATGCGCCCAACGCGGTGACCAAGGAGATCCCGTATCTCTCCCTGCCCGCCAATTCGGCGCAGAGCATCTCTGTGCAACTGACCTTCAAGGACGGCACGACAAGCGCGATCGAGACATTTGCCTATGATCCGGATGTGGGGCAGTAGGCGCGGGTCCTGGGCGACAATTTTCCAAGGACACGATCCGTGTCATCGCGCATGATCGGCGATGGACTATGGCTAGGGGGGCGCACGATGAAAGACGACATCTCTACACCGAACAGCACACGGGCGATCGCGCATTGGCGGATCATTCTCGCCGCTATCCTCGATTTCCTGACGGCATTCTTTGTCATCGGCTACAGCGTCGCGCGTGTATCCGGTGACACGACCGATGATGGTTTCAAGCTGAACGGAATGCCGGCGCTAGTCATGTTCGCTTTGATCGTCGCTTATTTCTGGATCGGCAGAAAGTACCTCGGCGGCACGCTGTGGCAGCGCCTTCTCAAAGCACGATAAGCGGTCCTGACCTCGTCACGCCTTGGACGGCGTCTGCGCGCGCCTGGCGCGGGTGCGGTCGATGCCGAGGCGATGCTCGCGGAAGATGACGAACAGGCCCGCCGCAATCACCAGCGTGGCGCCGCCGACGACCCATGGCCCCGGAACTTCGGAAAACACCAGCCAGCCGACGGCCGTCGCCCAGATCATCGTCGTGTAGTCGAAGGGCGCGATCGTCGAGGCGTCGGCGTTGCGATAGCTCTGGGTGAGGAAAATCTGCCCCACCCCCCGACCAGGCCGGTGGCGACCAGCAACACCCATTGCTGCGGGTCGGGCATCACCCAGGCCCACGACGGCCAGGCCCAGCCGATCGGAAGCGTCATCAGCGCCATGACGGAGGACGACCCCGAAAACCACAGCACAATGGTGGCGGATCGTTCGGTGAGGATCAGCTTGCGCACGATGATCGCCGCCAGCGCCATGAAAATGGTGCCGATGAAGGCGAGCAAGGCTCCGAATGCGGTGTCGCCATGCATGTCGGTCGTGCCGAGATGCGGATAAAGGATGATCAGAACGCCGAAGAAGCCGACGCCGACGGCGCTCCAGCGATAAATGCCCACCACCTCGCCTAGGACGAAGACCGCCAGCACCACCGTCATCAGCGGCGCGGCGTAGCTGATCGCGGTGGCGTCCGGCAGCGGGATATAGGCAAGCGCCGCGAAATTCAGCGTCATGGCGGTAACGCCGATGAAGGAGCGGAAGAAGTGCCCGAAGGGCCGGGTTGTCCTGATCGACGAAAGCAACCGTCTCTGCCACATCATCCACACGAGAACGGGAACCATGCCGGCGAAATTGCGCGCGAAGACGATCTCGCCCGTGGGCACGTCGCCGCTCAACTGCTTCACCATGGCCGCCATGATGACGAAGACGATGGTGGAGAGGATTTTCAGCGTGATGCCGGCCAGCGGCCGCTGTTCAGTCTGGCCGATTTCCGATGCATCGAAAGAAGCGGACATGGATTTTCCTTATCGGAGGCAATCCCCTTGTCCGCCCCAGACATTGATATTTCGAGAACGAAGCGCCACTGCCCCGAAGAAGACATGACGCCGCACGGGTCTTCCGCGCGGCGTCTGAACGTTCAACCAAGCCGGATCAGGCCTTGGCCGCCTGGATCGCTTCCCACACCCGCGCCGGCGTTGCCGGCATGTCGATGTGCGTGACGCCCGCGCCGCGCCGAAGCGCATCACCCACGGCGTTCATCACCGCGCCGCAGCCGCCGATGGTGCCCGCCTCGCCGGCGCCCTTGATGCCCATGGCGTTGGTGGTCGAGGGAATGTTGCGCGTCTCGAAGTGGAAATCCGGCAGGTCCTGCGCGCGCGGCATCGTGTAGTCGAGGAACGAGGCGGTGAGCAATTGCCCGTCCGCGTCGTAGACCGTGCGTTCCAGCAGTGCCTGGCCGATGGCCTGCGCCACGCCGCCGTGCACCTGCCCTTCCAGCAGCATCGGATTCACGGTGACGCCGAAATCATCGACAATCGTGTAAGCGATAACCTCGGTGGTGCCGAGTTCCGGGTCGATCTCCACCTCGCAGATGTGGGTGCCGTTCGGATAGGTGTTTTCGTCCTGCTTGACCTTGCCGCGCGCCTTCAGCATCTCCGGATCAGGGGCCGTGGAGGCAATCTCGGCAAGCGTGACGGCCTGATCCGTGCCCACCACGCGAACCGCGCCGTCAACCAGCTCCAGATCCGCGGTTCCCGCTTCCAGCTTTTCGGCGGCCAGCTTCTTGATCTGCTCCACCAGCGTCTTGCTGGCTTCATTGACAGAGGGCAGACCGATGGGGATCGAGCGGGAGCCGCCCGTGCCGCCGCCGGTGCGCACCCGGTCCGTGTCCCCCTGGATCACCTCGATGTGCTCGAGATCGATGCCGAGATACTCCGCCACCAACTGGCCGTAGGCCGTGGCATGGCCCTGGCCGTTGGATTGGGTGCCGATCATCAGGCTGACGGTGCCGTCGCCGCTGAGCAGCAGGTTTGCCTCCTCGGAGCCCGCGAAGGCGCAGGCCTCGATATAGGTCGACATGCCGATGCCGCGATATTTGCCGCGTCCGGCGGCTTCCTTCACGCGGCCATCAAAGCCCGCCCAGTCGGCGACCTTCATCGCCTGGGTCATATGACCGGCGAAGTCGCCCGTGTCATACATGCGGCCAGTCTGCGTGGTGTAGGGCAGCGCGTCCGACGGGATGAAGTTGCGGGCCCGCAGCTCATGCGTCGTGACGCCCAGATCGAGTGCCGCCTTGTCCATCAGCCGGTCGATCAGATAGGCGGCCTCGGGCCGCCCCGCGCCGCGATAGGCGTCCACCGGCACCGTGTTGGTGAACACGCCGCGGATACGCACATGCACCGCCGGAATGTCGTAGAGCCCGCTGGTCATCGACGTGCCGACAAACGGAATATAGGGGCCGAACTGATGCAGATAGGCGCCCATGTTGGCGATCAGATCCACCCGCATGCCGAGGATCTTGCCGTCATCGTCCATCGCCAGTTCGGCATGGGTGACGTTGTCACGGCCGTGTGCGTCGGACACGAAATGGTCCATGCGCTCGCCGATCCATTTGACGGGCTTGCCGAGCCGCCTGGCGGCCACACAGACCAGCGGATACTCGGGGTAGACGAACATCTTGGTGCCGAAGCCGCCACCCACATCCGGCGTGACCACCCGCATCTGCGCCGGCTCGATCTTCAGGATCTTGCCCGCAACGATGTCGCGCACGCTGTGCCCGCCCTGGGTTCCGACCGTCAGCGTGTAGCGCTCGCTGTCCGTGTCGAATTCGGCGACGCAGCCGCGCGTGTCGAGATAGTTTGAGACCAGACGATTGTTGACGATGTCGATGGCGCTGAATTTGGTCGCCCTGGCAAAGGCCGCATCCGCCTTGTCCTTGTCGCCCTGGCCGAGTTCGAACGCCTGGTTGGTGCCCGTGTCCGGCCAGACAAGCGTCGCGCCCTCGTCAAGCGCATGACCGGTCTCGACCACCACCGGCAGGGTCTCGTAGTCGATCTCGATCAGCTCGCCAGCGGACTTGGCGGCATTCAGGCTGTCCGCGACGATGAAGGCAATCGCATCGCCGACGAAGCGCACGGTGTCCGAACACAGCACCTCATGCGGCGGCACATTGTGCATGGTGCCATCCACCTGCGGCATCACGGCCATGGTCGGCATCAGGCCGAGATCGGTGATGTCGTCGGCGGTGAGCACCAGATGCACGCCCTCGGCGTCCACCGCCGCCTGCTTGTCGACGATCTTGAAGGTCGCATGCGGCACGGGCGAACGCAGCATGTAGCCGATCAGCGCGCCCTCGGGCGCGACGTCGCCCACATAGTTCCCGTGCCCGGTGATGAAGGCGGGATCTTCCTTGCGGCGCACCGGCGCGCCGACTCCGAATTTCGCGGGTACCGGTTGGTTCATACGAGTAATGCCTCTTGAATTGCACTGGATCCGGAAGCGTTCGGACGGATTCGCCTGAGCGCATGGAGGTGTTTGAATACAGAATGCCAGAGCCGGAGCCCTGGGGCGATGTCTCTCGGCGGCGGCAATCCGCCCGGCCCAAGCACCTGGAGGACAAGCGCCCGGGTCAGAATGTTCGCATCCGCGAGGACGCGCAATACGGCGCAAAGCATGCGCGAAACCGGCATGGAAATCGGCGATCTGCCCGTAACCATAAACAGTTTGCAGACTGATCGCCATATGGCCATCCGGTCAGCAAAAAAGTTTTCAACCGGGCAGCCCTTGCAGGAAAATGCGGCCGCGCGTCTGGTCGGGAGAATATAATGCGCTATGCTCCGGGAGCGGCGCATGCCGCCGGTTCATCCTGTATCCCGCTGCATCCCATATGCGCGCTAGGGAATCGGGACCTCATGATCCGTTCCGTCGAGATCGCCCAGTGTTTCCTCGCCCGCCCCCCGAGCGTGGACTTCCGCTGAGCCAGGTGCCCGAATTCATGACCGAAAAAGATCCCTCGTCGGCGCCCGACGCAGCCGTGGCTCCCACGCCCGCCCGCAATGCCTCACACCAGCGCTACCTCAACTGGTGGGCGACACTGCCCGACAATGCGCGCGGCAGCATGTGGATCCTGCTCGCGGCCTTCCAGTTCACGATCATGACCGCCTTCATCAAGCTGGTGGGTCAGCGCATCCACGTGACCGAGATCCTGCTCACGCGCCAGATCGTCATGACGCTGGTGGTGGCACCGACGATCCTTCGCTCGTTCCCGCAATCGCTGCACACACCGCGCCTTGAATTGCATGGCTTGCGTGTCGTGCTGGCGACAACCGCGATGCTGCTTGGCTTCACCGCGATCATCAAGCTGCCCCTGGCCGACGCCACGGCGATTTCCTTCGCCAAGAGCTTCTTCGTCACCGTGTTCGCCATCATCTTCCTGAAGGAAGTAGTCGGCCTGCACCGCTGGGGCGCGACGATCGTCGGCTTCATCGGTGTGCTGATCATGCTCAATCCATCGGGCGACGCGGCCACGAGCCTCTATGGTCTGATGGCCGTGGGCGGCGCGGCCTGCGCGGGTCTGGTGATGATCCTGATCCGGCTGATGTCGCGGACCGACAAGCCGGTGACCATCCTCACCTATCAGGCGGTCGGCGTCGGTCTGGTGATGGCCCTGCCCGCCGCCTACTACTGGGTGACACCCACCTGGGAGGACGCCGGCTATCTGCTGTTGATCGGTGTGATTTCCTGGGGCGCGCAAATGTGCAACATCCAGGCTTTCCGCGTCGGCGAGGCGACGGCCATCACCTCGCTCGACTACACCCGCCTGCTCTACGCAACGCTGATCGGCGGGGTGTTCTTCGCCCAGTGGCCCGGCATCCACACGCTCATCGGCGCGGCCATCATTATTGTCGCCTCACTGTACACCGTGCACCGCGAGGCGCGCCGCAAACAGGCGCTCGTCCGGGCTCCCGACGGTCGTGGCTATTCGAACTGATCGCGCACCAACGCCTCAAAGCCCATTGAAATGCACCCGACCGAGGCCCGAGACGTCATAACCGCCGAGGCTCTCGGCCATCGCGGCGAAAGCGGGCGTACGACAGAAGTCGAACAGCCGCTGCATCGGCGGTTCGAACCAGGCCTTCCGCCAGACCAGAAGATCGTAGCGTTCACGGCAGAGGGGTACGAAATCGAGCTGGAACTGATGCGCCACTGCGGCCAGGCCCAGGGCCGCGTCGCCGCGCCCGTCGAGAACCGCAAGCGCCGCGTCGCGTTCATCGCGCGCCACTACCCCGCTTGAAGGGCCCGCGTCATGGCCGGCCGAGGCCAGCAGGCGTTCCAGGAGTTTCTGACTGCCCGCCTTCGGCTGCCGTTGGACGACCCGAGCACGGCGAAGATCAGCAACCCCTTCCAGTCCCACAGGATTACCCCTGGCGACGATCAGCCCGCGTTCGCGCCACGCCCATTCCACCAGCGCCACCGGCCGGTATCCGAAGCGCTCCGCCACGGTTGAAACGTTCCAGCCCGTCTCTCCCCCGGACTCAGGCGCATCTTCCGGGATATGCACGCCCGCAGCGACGCCGTCGCGCTCCGCAAGCCGCTCGAGCCCGTCGAAACTGCCGTCAAACAGCGACGCCAGCCCGGACCCGGATTCGCGCAGCGCCCATTCCAGAAGAGGGTCGTGACTTCCGAGAACCACATTGGGCAGGTCCTCAGCAAAGCCCTGCGTGCCGCTGCCAGCATGCTCGATCCACGCCAGCACCGCTTCGCGTGGAAACAGCAGCTTCCCGGTCGCGCGCGAGTGCGGCACGTCGCCGGTGGCGACCAGGTCATAGACCTTGCGTTCCTTGACGCGCAGCAGATCGGCCAATTCACGGGTCGTGAGATAGAGCGGCAACGAAGGCGATATCGGCTGCAACTGGGACATGGGCACCAGACTTGTGAGAAACGAACCAGGGAACGCGAAACCGCGAGACGGTTACATGTTACCAGCGATAGCCTGCGATCCGCCGCACACGCAAGCGCACTGCTCCTGACAGTCTCACGCGCCCTGCCGCTTGGCGGCCTCTTCCTCGACCAGTTCCTTCTTCGACAGCTTGCCCACCAGCGTCTTGGGGAGCTCCTTGCGGAATTCGATCTCGCGCGGCATTTCGATGGTCGAGAGATGATCCTTGAGAAAGGCCTTTAGATCGTCGGCGCTCAGTTCCGCGCCCTGCTTCAGCTTGACGAAGGCCTTTGGCGCCTGGCCCCGATAGCTGTCGGGGATCGCGATCACGATCACCTCTTCCACCGCCTCGTTCTCATAGATCGCTTCCTCGATCACCCGCGGGTAAACATTGTAGCCCGAGCAGATGATCAGATCCTTGATCCGGTCGACGAGATGAATGTAGCCGTCTTCATCCACGTAACCGACGTCGCCGGTGTGTAGGAATCCGTCCTCGATGGCGCGCGCGGTCTCCTCGGGTTGTTGCCAGTAACCCAGCATGACCTGGGGTCCGCGCACGCAGAGCTCGCCCTTCTCCCCGGCCGGCACGAGCTTGGACAGATCGTCGAGATCACGGAACTCGGTCTCCGTCCAAGCCACCGGCTTGCCGATGGAGCCGGCGCGCGGGGGCTCGTCAAGCGGATTGCAGGTCACGACGGGGGAGGCCTCGGTCAGCCCGTAACCCTCCACGAGGGTGCACCCGGTCAGGCTCTCGAACTGCGTCTTCACCTCGACGGGAAGCGCCGCGCCGCCCGACAGGCACATGCCGATCGACGTCAGGTCGTAGGAGCGGGTTTTCGGCGAGTTGTTGATAGCGGTGTAAATGGTCGGCACGCCGGGGAACAGCGTCACGCGCTTGCGCTTGATGGCCTTGAGCAGCATCGTCAGCTCAAAGCGCGGCATCAGAACCATTTCCGCGCCCAGCGCCACCGACAGGTTCTGCGCAACCGTCATGGCGAAGACATGGAAAAACGGCAGCACGCAGAGCATGCGTTCCCGGCCCGGCTGCGCGTCGCGGAACACGCAGAGCATCTGCTCGATGTTGGCCGAGAGATTGGCGTGACTGAGCAACGCGCCCTTGGGCACGCCCGTGGTGCCGCCGGTATACTGGATGACCGCGACGTCGGTGTGGGGATCGCAGGGCGCGGCTTCGAACGGCGGCGGTGGCGCTTTCCCAATCATGTCCGCGTAGGAAACATGGCCGTGATCGTCCGGCACCTTGGCCAGCTCCTTAGCCTTGAACAGCGTGAACAGCAGCTTTTTCGGCTGCGGCAGGATATCGGCCATCGAGCACACGACGATGCGATCCAGCAAACCGTCCCTGCGAACCGCTTCGACCTTGTCGTAGATAACCTTCAGATCAAGCGTCACCATGATCCGGGTCTGGGAGTCACGCGCCTGGAACGCCAGTTCGCGCTCAACGTAGAGCGGATTGAAATTCACCACCGTGCCGCCGGCCTTCAGGACCGCGAAGTAGCAGACCACAAAATACGGCGTATTGGGCAGACACAGCCCCACGCGCACGCCCCGAGCGACACCCATCGCGCGGAACCCGGCCGCCGCCCGGTCCACGGCCTCGCCCATCTCGCCGTAGCTCCAGCCCTTGCCGAGGAAATCCACCGCCGGGCGCTCACCGAACCGACGCACGACCTCGTCCCAATAGTGAACCATCGACCGGGCATTGAACGCGAGCGCGCCGCCGGAAACAGCCGAACCGCTCGCCGGCGTCCCTGCATCATTGTGAGCCTGTGTGTGAGCCATAGCGCCACCCTCCCGCAGCACGATCATATGTCGGAGCCGGTGCACCGTATCGCGCAGCCTTGATGGCCGCTGGAACCGATGCGCCGGGCGCCGCATGGACATTTCCTCCCGCACCTGATCATGGAACAAGGTGGGGTCTGTTGTTTTGCCGGCGGCCTCTTCGGACCGCCGCTTCCAAATGTGCCACTCCAACCGCAAACGTCAACTCGCGAAGAACGCAAAAGCGCGAAACGCCGCCATATCGTTACGGCAGCCAGCGCCGCCGTCGATACGGTCGCCAGGACGTTGACGCGAGAATCCACTGCACGTTTTGCCGATGTCGCGTTAGTGTTCGCCCCGAGACGAACAGAAGGAAGCGGCTGGAAATGACGGATTCGAGCTGGCAGGCCCTGATACGGCATCAGGAGGAACTTCGGGATCTCAGCCTCCGGAGTCTGTTTGCCGGGGACCCGGCGCGTTTCGACACGCTGTCGGTGGAGGCCGGGGGCTGCTGGCCGATTTCTCGAAAAACCTGATCACCCCGAAGACGCTGGCATTGCTGACAGAACTCGCCCGTGCGCGCGGCGTGGAACAAACCCGCGACGCGATGCTTTCAGGCGCGATCGTCAACCGGACCGAAGGACGCGCGGCGCTGCACACCGCCTTGCGCAACACGGCCGCAACGCCGGTTCTGCTCGACGGCATCGACGTCATGCCGCAGATCGAGGCGGTGCTGCGACGGATGCGGGCGTTTTCCGAAGCGGTGCGCGACGCCACCGTGCGCTCGCACACGGACGCGCGTTTCACGGATGTGGTCAACATCGGCATCGGCGGCTCCGACCTCGGCCCCGCCATGGCGACCGCCGCGCTCGCGCCCTATCACGACGGACCACGCGTTCATTTCGTCTCCAACGTCGACGGCGCGCACATCAGCGACACGTTGAAGGATCTCGATCCGCGCGGCACGCTGATCATCGTTGCCTCCAAGACATTCACCACCACGGAAACCATGACCAACGCCGCGACCGCGCGTCTCTGGATCGTGGATGCGTTGGGCGAACAGGCGGTGCCGAAGCATTTCGCCGCCGTGTCGACGGCGCTTGAGAAGGTCGATGCCTTCGGCATTCACCCCGATCACGTCTTCGGCTTCTGGGACTGGGTCGGCGGCCGTTATTCGCTTTGGTCGGCCATCGGACTGCCGCTGATGATCGCCGTCGGCGCGAAGCATTTCGCGGAGATGCTCGGCGGCGCACATGCCATGGACACGCATTTCCGTGAGGCGCCGATTGAGCAAAACATGCCGATGCTGATGGGTCTGATCGGCGTCTGGTACCGGAACTTCTGGGCGTTCGGAAGCCGCGCGGTCCTGCCCTACGACCAGCGGCTGGCGCGCCTGCCGGCGTACCTGCAGCAGCTCGACATGGAGAGCAACGGCAAGCGGGTGAAGGCGGACGGATCTCCCGTCGATGGCGACACATCACCGGTGCTGTGGGGCGAGCCGGGGACCAATGGTCAGCATGCCTTCTACCAGACACTGCACCAGGGAACGCAGGCGGTCCCGTGCGATTTCCTCATCGCCGCATGCGGGCATGAGCCGCATCTCGCCCACCACCATGCCATGCTCGCGGCCAACTGTCTGGCGCAGAGCGAGGCGCTGATGACCGGCCGCACCGAGGCCGAGGCCCAC is a genomic window containing:
- a CDS encoding long-chain fatty acid--CoA ligase, with the translated sequence MAHTQAHNDAGTPASGSAVSGGALAFNARSMVHYWDEVVRRFGERPAVDFLGKGWSYGEMGEAVDRAAAGFRAMGVARGVRVGLCLPNTPYFVVCYFAVLKAGGTVVNFNPLYVERELAFQARDSQTRIMVTLDLKVIYDKVEAVRRDGLLDRIVVCSMADILPQPKKLLFTLFKAKELAKVPDDHGHVSYADMIGKAPPPPFEAAPCDPHTDVAVIQYTGGTTGVPKGALLSHANLSANIEQMLCVFRDAQPGRERMLCVLPFFHVFAMTVAQNLSVALGAEMVLMPRFELTMLLKAIKRKRVTLFPGVPTIYTAINNSPKTRSYDLTSIGMCLSGGAALPVEVKTQFESLTGCTLVEGYGLTEASPVVTCNPLDEPPRAGSIGKPVAWTETEFRDLDDLSKLVPAGEKGELCVRGPQVMLGYWQQPEETARAIEDGFLHTGDVGYVDEDGYIHLVDRIKDLIICSGYNVYPRVIEEAIYENEAVEEVIVIAIPDSYRGQAPKAFVKLKQGAELSADDLKAFLKDHLSTIEMPREIEFRKELPKTLVGKLSKKELVEEEAAKRQGA
- a CDS encoding DMT family transporter, yielding MSASFDASEIGQTEQRPLAGITLKILSTIVFVIMAAMVKQLSGDVPTGEIVFARNFAGMVPVLVWMMWQRRLLSSIRTTRPFGHFFRSFIGVTAMTLNFAALAYIPLPDATAISYAAPLMTVVLAVFVLGEVVGIYRWSAVGVGFFGVLIILYPHLGTTDMHGDTAFGALLAFIGTIFMALAAIIVRKLILTERSATIVLWFSGSSSVMALMTLPIGWAWPSWAWVMPDPQQWVLLVATGLVGGWGRFSSPRAIATPTPRRSRPSTTRR
- a CDS encoding xanthine dehydrogenase family protein molybdopterin-binding subunit gives rise to the protein MNQPVPAKFGVGAPVRRKEDPAFITGHGNYVGDVAPEGALIGYMLRSPVPHATFKIVDKQAAVDAEGVHLVLTADDITDLGLMPTMAVMPQVDGTMHNVPPHEVLCSDTVRFVGDAIAFIVADSLNAAKSAGELIEIDYETLPVVVETGHALDEGATLVWPDTGTNQAFELGQGDKDKADAAFARATKFSAIDIVNNRLVSNYLDTRGCVAEFDTDSERYTLTVGTQGGHSVRDIVAGKILKIEPAQMRVVTPDVGGGFGTKMFVYPEYPLVCVAARRLGKPVKWIGERMDHFVSDAHGRDNVTHAELAMDDDGKILGMRVDLIANMGAYLHQFGPYIPFVGTSMTSGLYDIPAVHVRIRGVFTNTVPVDAYRGAGRPEAAYLIDRLMDKAALDLGVTTHELRARNFIPSDALPYTTQTGRMYDTGDFAGHMTQAMKVADWAGFDGRVKEAAGRGKYRGIGMSTYIEACAFAGSEEANLLLSGDGTVSLMIGTQSNGQGHATAYGQLVAEYLGIDLEHIEVIQGDTDRVRTGGGTGGSRSIPIGLPSVNEASKTLVEQIKKLAAEKLEAGTADLELVDGAVRVVGTDQAVTLAEIASTAPDPEMLKARGKVKQDENTYPNGTHICEVEIDPELGTTEVIAYTIVDDFGVTVNPMLLEGQVHGGVAQAIGQALLERTVYDADGQLLTASFLDYTMPRAQDLPDFHFETRNIPSTTNAMGIKGAGEAGTIGGCGAVMNAVGDALRRGAGVTHIDMPATPARVWEAIQAAKA
- a CDS encoding DMT family transporter — protein: MTEKDPSSAPDAAVAPTPARNASHQRYLNWWATLPDNARGSMWILLAAFQFTIMTAFIKLVGQRIHVTEILLTRQIVMTLVVAPTILRSFPQSLHTPRLELHGLRVVLATTAMLLGFTAIIKLPLADATAISFAKSFFVTVFAIIFLKEVVGLHRWGATIVGFIGVLIMLNPSGDAATSLYGLMAVGGAACAGLVMILIRLMSRTDKPVTILTYQAVGVGLVMALPAAYYWVTPTWEDAGYLLLIGVISWGAQMCNIQAFRVGEATAITSLDYTRLLYATLIGGVFFAQWPGIHTLIGAAIIIVASLYTVHREARRKQALVRAPDGRGYSN
- a CDS encoding helix-turn-helix transcriptional regulator, with the translated sequence MSQLQPISPSLPLYLTTRELADLLRVKERKVYDLVATGDVPHSRATGKLLFPREAVLAWIEHAGSGTQGFAEDLPNVVLGSHDPLLEWALRESGSGLASLFDGSFDGLERLAERDGVAAGVHIPEDAPESGGETGWNVSTVAERFGYRPVALVEWAWRERGLIVARGNPVGLEGVADLRRARVVQRQPKAGSQKLLERLLASAGHDAGPSSGVVARDERDAALAVLDGRGDAALGLAAVAHQFQLDFVPLCRERYDLLVWRKAWFEPPMQRLFDFCRTPAFAAMAESLGGYDVSGLGRVHFNGL